A single genomic interval of Psychroserpens sp. NJDZ02 harbors:
- a CDS encoding GbsR/MarR family transcriptional regulator produces MEYQEAKDKFISTWGSLGSLWGINKAMAQIQALLFISTKPLSMEEIMADLKISRGNTSMNLRQLMDWGIVTKTLVAGERKEFFTTEKDVQELARIIAVERSRREIKPVVKVLSDVSSITDDGTAKTKELIKQTKALHELTETMDVMINKLVNQKQNWITKSLLKLFK; encoded by the coding sequence ATGGAATATCAAGAAGCAAAAGATAAATTTATTAGTACTTGGGGAAGTTTAGGTTCTTTATGGGGAATAAACAAAGCTATGGCACAAATACAAGCGCTTCTTTTTATATCCACTAAACCATTATCTATGGAAGAGATCATGGCAGATTTAAAAATTTCTAGAGGAAATACAAGTATGAATCTAAGACAATTAATGGATTGGGGCATTGTAACCAAAACATTAGTTGCTGGAGAGCGTAAAGAATTTTTTACTACAGAAAAAGACGTACAAGAATTAGCAAGAATTATTGCGGTAGAACGTAGCAGAAGAGAAATCAAACCTGTTGTAAAAGTACTAAGCGATGTGTCTAGTATTACAGATGATGGCACAGCAAAAACTAAAGAATTAATTAAACAAACAAAAGCACTTCATGAGTTAACGGAAACTATGGACGTGATGATAAATAAATTGGTAAATCAAAAACAAAACTGGATTACTAAATCTTTACTTAAACTATTCAAATAA
- a CDS encoding methyltransferase domain-containing protein: MKTILTAQLDQSEQNKIEMVDFYNEATEDYEFWSKDFNMHFGYYIPFKTSPFKRDVMLNQMTNQVISRFNYTNKKATLIDLGCGMGGSMRYAIKKHKNLTAFGVTLSDFQVNKGNTLLKGLKGTILKENYNNTSFKSNSFNSALAIESFCHSGHSKTALKEAYRILKPDGKLVIADAFLKKEETELCYGGKYAYHKLCSHWSLEKLETKNNIVKKLQSVGFTNIKIEDASLRVAPSVLHVPFTIMSFFIKNIITLKGLKKESLHNLQGSFYALLSGLHMTSFGYYIITCTK; encoded by the coding sequence ATGAAAACAATACTCACAGCACAACTTGATCAGTCAGAACAAAACAAAATAGAAATGGTTGACTTTTATAACGAAGCAACAGAAGATTATGAGTTTTGGAGTAAAGATTTTAATATGCATTTTGGATACTACATTCCTTTTAAAACAAGTCCTTTTAAAAGAGATGTCATGTTAAACCAAATGACAAACCAAGTAATCAGTCGCTTTAATTACACTAATAAAAAAGCAACTTTAATTGATTTAGGTTGCGGTATGGGAGGATCCATGCGATATGCTATTAAAAAACATAAGAATCTGACCGCTTTTGGTGTCACACTATCTGACTTTCAAGTTAATAAAGGAAACACATTATTAAAAGGCTTAAAAGGAACAATCCTAAAAGAAAACTACAATAACACCTCGTTTAAATCTAACAGTTTTAATTCGGCTTTAGCCATAGAAAGTTTTTGTCATTCTGGTCATAGCAAAACAGCACTAAAAGAAGCTTACCGTATCTTAAAGCCAGATGGCAAATTAGTTATTGCTGATGCTTTCTTGAAAAAAGAAGAAACAGAATTATGTTACGGTGGTAAATACGCGTATCACAAACTGTGTAGTCATTGGAGTTTAGAAAAGTTAGAAACTAAAAACAATATAGTTAAAAAGCTTCAATCTGTTGGCTTTACAAATATCAAAATAGAAGACGCTTCGCTTAGAGTAGCTCCTTCTGTATTACATGTTCCGTTTACAATTATGAGTTTCTTCATAAAAAACATCATAACCCTGAAAGGTTTAAAAAAAGAAAGTCTGCATAACTTACAAGGATCTTTCTATGCGCTATTATCTGGACTGCACATGACAAGCTTTGGGTATTACATTATAACTTGTACTAAATAA
- a CDS encoding NAD-dependent epimerase/dehydratase family protein, translating into MKTIIIAGGTGFLGQVLKDHFTKQNYTVFILSRHPKSENEIYWNGTELGNWTKHLENADALINLAGKSVDCRYTDKNKKAIYNSRIDTTNLLGLAVNLCDNPPKYWLNSSTATIYKGSLDRPNTEKTGIIGDDFSMNIAKSWEQTFNAITTPKTKKVILRTSIVLGKKVAQ; encoded by the coding sequence ATGAAAACAATAATTATAGCAGGCGGTACGGGATTTTTAGGACAAGTTTTAAAAGACCACTTTACAAAACAAAATTATACTGTCTTCATTTTAAGTAGACACCCAAAATCTGAAAACGAAATTTATTGGAATGGAACAGAATTGGGTAATTGGACTAAACATTTAGAAAATGCAGACGCATTAATAAATTTAGCAGGAAAATCTGTGGATTGCAGATATACAGATAAAAACAAAAAAGCGATTTACAATTCCAGAATTGACACCACCAATTTGCTTGGATTAGCAGTCAACTTATGTGATAATCCACCTAAGTATTGGTTAAATTCCTCCACTGCAACAATATATAAAGGATCACTGGATAGACCAAATACTGAGAAAACCGGAATTATAGGTGATGACTTTTCCATGAATATTGCTAAATCCTGGGAGCAAACTTTTAACGCCATAACAACCCCGAAAACAAAAAAAGTAATCTTACGCACCTCTATTGTATTGGGCAAAAAGGTGGCGCAATAA
- a CDS encoding DUF1731 domain-containing protein, giving the protein MTRFGLGGKQASGDQKVSWIHEADFTSAIQFLMDQNLEGVFNLCVPQPTDNKTLMQSLRQVLKVPFGISHPIWLLKVGAFFIGTETELVTKSRNVHPEKLLQHGFTFKFIKIKNALEDLLKK; this is encoded by the coding sequence TTGACCCGTTTTGGATTAGGCGGTAAACAAGCCTCTGGAGATCAAAAAGTAAGCTGGATACATGAAGCTGACTTTACTAGTGCTATTCAGTTTTTAATGGATCAGAATTTAGAAGGCGTATTTAATCTTTGTGTGCCTCAACCGACAGACAATAAAACACTGATGCAAAGTTTAAGACAGGTTTTAAAAGTTCCGTTTGGTATTTCACACCCTATTTGGCTTTTAAAAGTAGGAGCATTCTTTATAGGTACAGAAACAGAGTTGGTTACAAAAAGTAGAAATGTACACCCTGAAAAACTACTTCAACATGGCTTTACGTTCAAGTTTATAAAAATAAAAAACGCCCTAGAAGACTTATTAAAAAAATAA
- a CDS encoding sigma-70 family RNA polymerase sigma factor, whose translation MPNHKIDPNKWIDLYSDYLFNYTITRVNDRAIAQDLVSETFLAGLKSMKNFKGEASERTWLVSILKRKVIDHYRKINSNKGKAEVRMSYNSDSETEGDWLEERVADPYDKTAEDQIENTELADAIENCLSKLPKKQAQIFEMKTILNYETETICNELEITASNLWVIIHRARVSMASCLQNNWF comes from the coding sequence ATGCCTAATCACAAAATAGATCCCAACAAATGGATTGATTTATACAGCGATTACCTGTTTAATTACACCATCACGCGTGTTAATGACAGAGCTATCGCTCAAGATTTAGTCTCTGAAACATTTTTAGCTGGTCTAAAAAGCATGAAAAATTTTAAAGGCGAAGCTAGCGAACGTACATGGTTAGTTTCTATCTTAAAAAGAAAAGTCATTGATCATTACCGTAAAATCAACTCTAACAAAGGAAAAGCAGAAGTTAGAATGTCCTATAATAGTGACAGCGAAACTGAAGGTGATTGGTTAGAGGAACGCGTTGCAGATCCCTACGATAAAACAGCTGAAGACCAAATTGAAAATACAGAGTTAGCCGATGCCATTGAGAATTGTTTATCAAAATTACCGAAAAAGCAAGCTCAAATATTTGAAATGAAAACGATTTTAAATTATGAAACGGAAACTATTTGTAATGAATTAGAAATTACTGCGTCTAATCTATGGGTTATAATACACAGAGCCCGAGTATCTATGGCAAGTTGTTTACAAAATAATTGGTTTTAA
- the gcvP gene encoding aminomethyl-transferring glycine dehydrogenase yields the protein MNTNAFALRHIGPRENDQKLMLQTVNADSIEQLISETVPAPIRLKKELQLDEAMTEYEYSNHINNLSKLNKTYKTYIGLGYHPTILPAVIQRNVLENPGWYTAYTPYQAEIAQGRLEALLNFQTMITDLTGMELANASLLDESTAAAEAMSLLFSVRARDQKKAGICKFFVSDAILPQTLSLLQTRATPIGIELVIGTEATFDFSSDFFGAILQYPGKDGQITDIKTFIEKANANNIKVAVAADILSLVKLEAPGKFGADVVVGTTQRFGIPMGYGGPHAAYFATKEAYKRDIPGRIIGVTKDANGNRALRMALQTREQHIKRDKATSNICTAQVLLAVMAGMYAVYHGPKGLTFIANKVHNATSTLADALTKMGIEQVNTAFFDTIQLKANAPAVKTIAEQREVNFYYPNDTTVTVSLNETTSVNDLNEIISIFAEAETKPAVTIDSFTDANNIQNSIQRQTAFLTLDVFNTHHSETELMRYVKGLERKDLALNHSMIALGSCTMKLNAASEMLPLSNPNWGSIHPFVPIDQAEGYQQMLKALEDQLTEITGFAGTSLQPNSGAQGEYAGLMVIRAYHESRNDHHRNICLIPSSAHGTNPASAVMAGMKVVVTKADENGNIDVEDLREKAELHKDNLAALMVTYPSTHGVYESGIKNITQIIHDNGGQVYMDGANMNAQVGLTNPGSIGADVCHLNLHKTFAIPHGGGGPGVGPICVAKQLVPFLPTNPVIKTGGDQAITAISAAPFGSALVCLISYGYIKMLATEGLKKSTEIAILNANYIKHRLQGAYETLYSGEQGRAAHEMIIDCRPFKANGIEVVDIAKRLMDYGFHAPTVSFPVAGTMMIEPTESESKAEMDRFCDAMISIRKEIDAASKDDHNNPLKNAPHTLAMLTSDEWLLPYSREKAAYPLDYVINNKFWPSVRRVDDAYGDRNLFCTCAPIEAYVEAN from the coding sequence ATGAATACAAACGCTTTCGCATTACGTCACATTGGTCCTAGAGAAAATGATCAAAAACTAATGCTTCAAACAGTTAATGCAGATTCGATAGAACAACTAATTTCTGAAACCGTTCCTGCACCAATTCGTCTTAAAAAAGAGTTACAATTAGACGAAGCAATGACAGAATATGAATACTCAAATCATATTAACAACCTGTCAAAACTTAACAAAACTTATAAAACCTATATTGGATTAGGGTACCACCCTACAATTCTACCGGCTGTTATACAACGTAACGTTTTAGAAAACCCGGGTTGGTACACAGCTTACACGCCTTATCAAGCAGAAATTGCGCAAGGACGTTTAGAAGCATTGCTTAACTTCCAAACCATGATTACCGATTTAACAGGAATGGAATTAGCAAATGCCTCTTTATTAGATGAGAGTACTGCTGCTGCAGAAGCTATGAGTTTGTTATTTTCGGTTAGAGCACGTGATCAGAAAAAAGCAGGAATCTGCAAGTTTTTTGTAAGTGATGCTATTTTACCGCAAACACTTTCATTATTACAAACCAGAGCAACTCCAATTGGAATTGAGCTAGTCATTGGTACTGAAGCAACATTCGATTTTTCTTCAGACTTTTTCGGAGCTATTTTACAATACCCAGGAAAAGATGGTCAAATTACAGACATCAAAACTTTTATCGAAAAAGCAAATGCTAATAACATAAAAGTAGCAGTAGCTGCAGATATTTTAAGTTTAGTAAAATTAGAAGCGCCAGGTAAATTTGGTGCAGATGTGGTTGTTGGTACTACACAACGCTTTGGTATCCCAATGGGTTACGGAGGTCCACACGCCGCTTATTTTGCAACTAAAGAAGCTTACAAACGTGATATTCCTGGTCGTATTATTGGTGTTACAAAAGACGCTAATGGTAACAGAGCATTACGTATGGCTTTACAAACTAGAGAGCAGCACATTAAACGTGATAAAGCAACCTCTAATATCTGTACTGCACAAGTATTATTAGCTGTTATGGCTGGTATGTACGCCGTGTATCACGGACCAAAAGGGTTAACGTTTATAGCTAACAAAGTACATAATGCAACCTCTACTTTAGCCGACGCCTTAACTAAAATGGGAATCGAGCAAGTAAACACTGCCTTTTTTGATACCATCCAACTTAAAGCGAATGCGCCTGCAGTAAAAACAATTGCAGAACAGCGTGAGGTTAATTTTTATTACCCTAACGATACTACAGTAACGGTTTCTCTAAACGAAACGACTTCTGTAAACGATTTAAACGAGATTATTTCAATTTTCGCTGAAGCGGAAACAAAGCCGGCAGTAACCATAGATAGTTTTACTGACGCAAACAATATTCAAAATTCAATCCAACGTCAAACAGCCTTTTTAACTTTAGACGTTTTTAATACGCACCATTCTGAAACAGAATTAATGCGTTACGTCAAAGGATTAGAGCGTAAAGATTTAGCTTTAAATCACTCTATGATTGCACTTGGGTCTTGCACAATGAAGCTGAATGCAGCCTCAGAAATGCTTCCATTAAGTAATCCAAACTGGGGAAGTATACACCCATTTGTGCCAATAGATCAAGCCGAAGGTTACCAACAAATGTTAAAAGCATTAGAAGACCAATTAACGGAAATTACAGGTTTTGCAGGGACTTCTTTACAACCAAACTCTGGTGCTCAAGGTGAGTATGCTGGGTTAATGGTTATTAGAGCGTATCACGAATCTAGAAATGACCATCACAGAAATATCTGTTTAATACCAAGTTCTGCACACGGAACCAATCCTGCAAGTGCAGTTATGGCCGGAATGAAAGTGGTTGTTACTAAAGCAGACGAAAATGGAAATATAGACGTTGAAGACTTACGCGAAAAAGCCGAATTACATAAAGATAATTTAGCGGCCTTAATGGTAACCTACCCATCAACACATGGTGTTTATGAGTCTGGAATAAAAAATATCACACAAATAATACACGATAATGGTGGTCAAGTCTATATGGACGGTGCCAACATGAATGCGCAAGTAGGCCTAACTAATCCAGGGAGTATTGGTGCAGATGTTTGCCACTTAAACTTACATAAAACGTTTGCTATACCTCACGGTGGTGGTGGACCTGGTGTTGGACCAATATGTGTGGCTAAACAATTAGTCCCATTTTTACCAACCAACCCAGTAATCAAAACTGGAGGAGATCAAGCTATTACTGCTATTTCTGCTGCGCCTTTTGGATCAGCGTTAGTCTGTTTAATTTCTTATGGTTACATTAAAATGTTAGCGACAGAAGGTTTAAAAAAATCAACTGAAATTGCTATTTTAAATGCTAATTACATCAAGCACAGATTACAAGGCGCTTATGAAACGTTGTACTCTGGAGAACAAGGTCGTGCAGCACATGAAATGATTATAGACTGTCGTCCGTTTAAAGCAAATGGTATCGAAGTTGTAGATATTGCTAAGCGTTTGATGGATTATGGTTTTCATGCACCAACAGTATCTTTTCCGGTTGCAGGAACCATGATGATTGAGCCAACTGAAAGTGAAAGCAAAGCAGAAATGGATCGTTTTTGTGATGCCATGATTTCTATTAGAAAAGAAATTGATGCTGCATCAAAAGATGACCATAATAATCCGTTAAAAAATGCACCGCACACATTAGCGATGTTAACAAGTGACGAATGGCTATTACCTTACTCTCGCGAGAAGGCTGCCTACCCACTTGACTACGTGATAAACAATAAGTTCTGGCCTTCTGTACGTCGTGTTGACGATGCTTACGGAGACCGTAATTTATTTTGCACTTGTGCACCTATTGAAGCATATGTAGAGGCAAACTAA
- a CDS encoding 3-oxoacyl-ACP synthase III family protein yields MNIKITGTGSYIPSTIEKNEDFYNHEFLNADGSKINSPNEVIVEKFKAITGIGERRYAKPELSNSDIAFFAAEKAIANANIDKETLDYIIVAHNYGDVKTGSEQSDTVPSIASRVKHLLKIKNPKCVGYDLLFGCPGWIEGVIQANAFIKAGIAKRCLVIGSETLSRVIDAHDRDSMIYSDGSGAVIVEETAEEGGILAHESATFAYDEAHYIFFGETNKPETDSQRRYIKMFGRKIYEFALTNVPLALKSCLEKSGYDITDVKKILIHQANEKMDEAIVKRFYKLHNMKMPEGIMPMSIGTLGNSSVATVPTLYDLILKGQLENQEINKGDVILFASVGAGMNINAIVYKQ; encoded by the coding sequence ATGAATATTAAGATTACAGGTACAGGAAGTTATATACCAAGCACTATAGAAAAAAACGAAGATTTCTATAATCACGAATTTTTAAATGCTGATGGTTCTAAAATAAATAGCCCAAATGAGGTTATCGTAGAGAAGTTTAAAGCGATAACAGGTATTGGGGAAAGGCGCTATGCTAAACCTGAACTATCAAACTCTGACATTGCTTTTTTCGCTGCAGAAAAGGCTATTGCAAACGCAAACATTGATAAAGAAACTTTAGATTATATTATTGTAGCACACAACTATGGTGATGTAAAAACCGGGTCTGAGCAAAGTGATACCGTACCAAGTATAGCTTCTCGTGTAAAACACTTATTGAAAATTAAAAACCCAAAATGTGTTGGTTACGATTTACTTTTTGGTTGTCCAGGATGGATAGAGGGCGTTATACAAGCCAATGCTTTTATTAAAGCAGGGATCGCTAAACGTTGTTTAGTTATTGGTAGCGAAACCTTATCTAGAGTGATAGATGCACATGATCGTGATTCTATGATTTATAGTGATGGTTCTGGTGCTGTTATAGTTGAAGAAACCGCTGAAGAAGGTGGTATTTTGGCTCACGAATCTGCAACTTTTGCTTATGACGAAGCGCATTATATTTTCTTCGGAGAAACGAATAAGCCTGAAACCGATAGTCAACGTCGTTACATTAAAATGTTTGGCCGTAAGATTTACGAATTCGCTTTAACAAACGTACCTCTAGCTTTAAAATCTTGTTTAGAGAAAAGTGGCTACGATATAACGGATGTTAAAAAGATTTTGATCCATCAAGCTAACGAAAAAATGGATGAAGCTATTGTAAAACGTTTTTACAAATTGCATAACATGAAAATGCCTGAAGGTATAATGCCTATGAGTATTGGTACACTTGGTAATTCAAGCGTTGCAACCGTGCCTACTTTATACGATTTGATTTTAAAAGGTCAATTAGAAAACCAAGAGATTAACAAAGGGGATGTAATCCTTTTTGCTAGTGTTGGTGCAGGTATGAATATTAATGCTATAGTTTATAAACAATAA
- a CDS encoding class I SAM-dependent methyltransferase: MYEQTFPHKRFKLTYQFLEKHISKSETVLDLGVENPFTKILKDNAFVVENTKGEDLDFDTATIKNSDATVVTAFEIFEHLLNPFTVLQSIKADKLVISVPLRLWFASAYRSKTDKWDRHYHEFEDWQLDWLLEKTGWKIIDRQKWTNPTKKLGIRPILRWFTPRYYIIYAERT, from the coding sequence GTGTACGAACAAACCTTTCCGCATAAACGCTTTAAACTAACCTATCAATTTTTAGAAAAACATATTTCTAAATCCGAGACAGTGTTAGATTTAGGTGTCGAAAACCCGTTTACCAAAATTTTAAAAGACAATGCATTTGTAGTTGAAAATACTAAAGGTGAAGATCTAGATTTTGACACCGCTACTATTAAAAACTCAGATGCAACAGTAGTCACAGCTTTTGAGATTTTTGAACACCTATTAAATCCTTTTACTGTTTTACAAAGTATAAAAGCAGACAAATTAGTGATAAGTGTTCCGCTTAGATTATGGTTTGCTTCTGCTTACAGAAGTAAAACGGATAAATGGGATAGACATTATCACGAGTTTGAAGATTGGCAATTAGATTGGTTATTAGAAAAAACGGGATGGAAAATTATAGACAGACAAAAATGGACCAATCCAACAAAAAAACTAGGAATTAGACCTATTTTAAGATGGTTTACCCCTCGATATTATATTATTTATGCCGAAAGAACTTAA
- a CDS encoding glycosyltransferase: MNFSIIIPAHNEESSIGLTLQSLVDQTLLPKQIVVVNDNSTDNTKTIVKDFQKQYDCITLVNVTSSNKHLPGTKIINAFYKGYEVLNTNYDVLCKFDADLIFPLNYLETLALHFNKSKTIGMVAGYCYIEKNNDWVLESITGKDHIRGALKAYRKDCFEAIGQLKREMGWDTIDELLAKYNKYDIVLDDTLHVKHLKPTGASYNKGAKYLQGEAMYKMRYGFTLTLITALKMGLKKKSFRYFKDYIIGYLKASRNKPEQLVSIKEGQFIRNLRWTGVKKKLF, from the coding sequence TTGAATTTCAGCATTATTATTCCAGCACATAACGAAGAATCTTCTATTGGATTAACGCTACAGTCTTTAGTAGACCAAACGTTACTTCCTAAACAAATTGTGGTGGTTAATGATAACTCTACGGATAATACCAAAACGATTGTAAAGGACTTTCAGAAACAATATGACTGTATCACTTTAGTTAACGTTACGTCATCAAACAAACACTTACCAGGTACTAAAATAATCAATGCCTTTTACAAAGGTTATGAGGTTTTGAATACCAATTACGATGTACTTTGTAAATTTGATGCCGATCTTATATTTCCTTTAAATTATTTAGAAACATTAGCCCTTCATTTTAATAAAAGTAAAACCATTGGAATGGTTGCTGGCTATTGTTATATTGAAAAAAACAACGATTGGGTTCTAGAATCTATTACAGGAAAAGACCATATTAGAGGTGCACTTAAAGCTTACCGAAAAGATTGTTTTGAAGCTATCGGACAACTTAAAAGAGAGATGGGCTGGGATACTATTGACGAGTTGTTAGCGAAATATAATAAGTATGATATTGTCCTGGACGACACATTACACGTCAAACATTTAAAACCTACAGGTGCAAGCTACAATAAAGGTGCAAAATACTTGCAAGGTGAAGCGATGTACAAAATGCGCTACGGTTTTACACTGACACTTATAACAGCCTTAAAAATGGGCTTAAAAAAGAAAAGCTTTCGCTACTTTAAAGATTATATTATTGGCTATCTAAAAGCTTCCAGAAACAAACCCGAACAACTAGTATCAATTAAAGAAGGTCAATTTATCAGAAACCTAAGATGGACTGGTGTTAAGAAAAAATTATTTTAG
- a CDS encoding DNA/RNA non-specific endonuclease, with protein sequence MSNKTKYSLLTALIIIATYGTKEYLDVRDQTEVVEQGATVKSDTNEYFLPTSTTGQIVHHDGYSLSYSEPHEQAEWVAYELKKSHLSKNDFKRPYFEVDKAVKTGAAHWRNYKKSGYDRGHLCPAGDRKYSKAAHDETFLTSNVSPQRHDFNAGVWNRLEQKTRYWASKYDGVFVVSGGILKGEMKTIGTEKVAVPNQFYKVLIDNNSGKTKVIAFLMDHQESDQPLYKFVTSVDTIEDLTGIDFFSELDDVTENRLEASSDYKGWSF encoded by the coding sequence ATGTCTAATAAAACTAAATACTCTTTATTAACGGCATTAATCATAATAGCGACTTACGGTACAAAAGAATATTTAGATGTAAGAGATCAAACGGAAGTTGTCGAACAAGGCGCTACTGTAAAATCTGATACAAACGAATACTTTTTACCAACAAGCACCACGGGGCAAATTGTGCATCATGATGGTTATAGTTTAAGTTATAGCGAACCACACGAGCAAGCAGAGTGGGTGGCTTATGAACTTAAAAAAAGCCATTTATCAAAGAACGACTTTAAAAGACCTTATTTTGAAGTGGATAAAGCAGTAAAAACTGGAGCAGCACACTGGCGTAACTATAAAAAATCAGGGTATGATCGTGGGCATTTATGTCCTGCAGGGGATAGAAAATATAGTAAAGCAGCACATGACGAAACTTTTTTAACGAGTAATGTTTCTCCGCAGCGACATGATTTTAATGCTGGTGTTTGGAACAGGTTAGAACAAAAGACACGGTATTGGGCCAGTAAGTATGATGGTGTTTTTGTAGTTTCTGGAGGAATTCTAAAAGGAGAAATGAAAACTATTGGAACAGAAAAAGTAGCTGTACCTAATCAATTTTATAAAGTATTAATAGATAATAATTCTGGTAAAACTAAAGTTATCGCATTTTTAATGGATCATCAAGAATCTGATCAGCCGTTATATAAATTTGTAACCTCAGTTGATACTATTGAGGATTTAACAGGCATTGATTTCTTTTCAGAATTAGATGATGTTACAGAGAATAGATTAGAAGCTTCAAGTGATTATAAAGGCTGGAGTTTTTAG